A region of Sesamum indicum cultivar Zhongzhi No. 13 linkage group LG7, S_indicum_v1.0, whole genome shotgun sequence DNA encodes the following proteins:
- the LOC105166539 gene encoding probable U3 small nucleolar RNA-associated protein 7 → MEVKAANMDRINLIPAAEQGVSEEEDMKVKKYLRGKATDLGALQDKKLKGQLAVREELYGKSAQAAAKAEKWLMPSEGGYLEVEGIEKTWRIRQEAIAGEVDVLSSRKQFDIVLPELGPYTLDLSLSGRYMVAAGRKGHLALLDMKNMDLIKEFQVRETVRDVVFLHNQKLFAAAQKKYVYMYSDNGTELHCLKEHGAAARLQFLNKHFLLTSINKLGQLHFQDITTGEMVGNFRTGLGRSDAMEVNPFNNVTAVGHSGGTVSMWKPTSAAPLVKMLCHQGPVTALAFHSNGHLMATAGMERKIKLWDLRKFEVLQTSPGHAKTMNFSQKGLLATATGSYVQILGDFSGSQEYSRYMGHSMAKGYQIQKVVFRPYEDVLAIGHSMGWSSILIPGSGEPNFDTWVANPFETRKQRNEKEVRSLLDKLPPETIMLDPTKIGSVKPTRKKEQPTKQEREAGKEAAVEGAKSISFKKKTKGRSKSSKVAKKKQEAVANAKKPFLEQQAKDAETSKKKRKRNEVENQLPKSLQRFARKVPTT, encoded by the exons ATGGAGGTGAAGGCAGCTAACATGGACCGAATAAATTTGATACCCGCTGCAGAACAG GGAGTTTCTGAGGAGGAAGATATGAAAGTAAAGAAATATCTCAGGGGTAAAGCTACAGATTTAGGG GCTTTACAAGATAAGAAATTGAAGGGGCAGCTTGCTGTGAGGGAAGAATTGTATGGGAAATCTGCACAAGCTGCTGCCAAGGCTGAGAAG TGGCTTATGCCAAGTGAAGGAGGCTATTTGGAAGTTGAGGGTATAGAGAAGACATGGAGGATTAGGCAGGAAGCAATTGCTGGTGAAGTGGATGTGCTGAGCTCAAGAAAACAGTTTGATATCGTCTTGCCAG AGCTTGGTCCGTACACTCTGGATTTGTCCTTGAGTGGTCGGTATATGGTAGCAGCTGGAAGAAAAGGTCATCTGGCCCTTTTGGACATGAAAAATATGGACCTTATTAAAGAATTTCAG GTTAGGGAAACAGTTCGTGATGTGGTATTTTTACATAATCAGAAGCTTTTTGCTGCTGCTCAAAAGAA GTACGTGTATATGTATAGTGACAATGGTACTGAATTGCACTGCCTGAAG GAACATGGTGCTGCAGCAAGGCTTCAATTTCTGAATAAGCATTTCCTATTGACATCCATAAACAAACTTGGGCAACTTCATTTCCAAGACATAACAACAGGGGAAATGGTAGGCAATTTTCGAACTGGTCTAGGTCGCTCTGATGCCATGGAGGTAAATCCGTTCAATAATGTGACCGCAGTTGGTCATTCGGGTGGTACAGTAAGCATGTGGAAGCCTACCAGTGCTGCTCCACTTGTCAAAATGCTTTGTCATCAAGGACCCGTTACAGCTTTGGCATTCCACTCAAACGGCCATCTCATGGCAACAGCTGGAATGGAGAGGAAAATCAAGCTTTGGGATTTGAGGAAGTTCGAAGTTCTCCAAACATCACCAGGCCATGCCAAGACCATGAATTTCAGTCAGAAAGGTCTACTTGCTACAGCCACCGGATCTTATGTGCAGATATTGGGAGATTTCTCTGGGTCTCAGGAGTATAGCCGCTATATGGGCCATTCCATGGCTAAAGGATACCAAATACAGAAAGTGGTGTTTAGGCCATACGAAGATGTATTGGCCATTGGGCATTCAATGGGTTGGTCATCCATATTGATTCCTGGATCTGGAGAACCCAACTTTGATACTTGGGTGGCAAACCCATTTGAAACACGTAAACAGAGAAACGAGAAGGAAGTTCGCTCTCTTCTCGACAAACTTCCCCCAGAGACTATCATGCTGGACCCAACAAAGATTGGTTCCGTGAAGCCAACAAGGAAGAAAGAACAGCCGACTAAGCAGGAGAGGGAGGCAGGGAAGGAAGCTGCTGTAGAAGGCGCTAAGAGTATTTCtttcaagaagaaaacaaaaggtaGGAGCAAGTCGAGTAAAGTGGCCAAGAAGAAGCAAGAAGCTGTAGCCAATGCCAAGAAACCTTTCTTGGAGCAACAAGCTAAAGATGCAGAAACgtcgaaaaagaaaaggaagcgCAATGAAGTCGAAAATCAACTACCAAAGTCCCTGCAGCGATTTGCTCGCAAGGTACCTACAACATGA
- the LOC105166537 gene encoding beta-D-glucosyl crocetin beta-1,6-glucosyltransferase-like — protein MGSDKECLKVLMFPWLAHGHITPFLELAKRLSDRNFHCYICSTPANLTSIANKIPQKYSNSIHLLHLHLPSSPHLPPHYHTTNGLPLHLHSALRSALRAAKPDFSNILTTLQPHLLIHDILLRWAGAIASKKDIPSVTFFTSGAAMFSYFCHLGQRRGVEFPYPAIRLTEFELSMAIGALESSKNEEKDPDEEAGWNSGRTIIVNSSREIDGKYMDYLSEMLNREFVPVGSLVRDYDDDDADEAVLMDWLSQKDKFSCVFVSFGTEYFLKREEIEEVAYGLELSNVNFIWILRFPKGDGTTVAETLPAGFLERVGGRGRIVEKWASQAKILNHSSVGGFVSHCGWNSLTESIEFGVPIIAMPMHLDQPMNAKLVAELGVGVEVKRDNEGRLQREEIAKVIRDVVVGESGGELRRQVVERRERIRSRSREEMDETAHKLAQIQERQRGKAAEGRDSEGDQRCSGGEKWGGIEKTSC, from the coding sequence ATGGGTTCAGACAAAGAGTGCCTGAAAGTTCTGATGTTCCCATGGCTGGCTCACGGCCATATCACCCCGTTCTTGGAGCTAGCCAAGAGACTCTCCGACAGAAACTTCCACTGCTACATTTGTTCTACGCCAGCAAACCTCACTTCCATCGCCAACAAAATCCCACAAAAATACTCCAACTCCATCCACCTTCTCCACCTCCATCTCCCCTCCTCCCCTCACCTCCCCCCTCACTACCACACCACCAACGGCCTCCCCCTCCACCTCCACTCCGCCCTCCGATCCGCCCTCAGAGCGGCGAAACCCGACTTCTCCAACATCTTAACAACTCTGCAGCCCCACCTCCTAATCCACGACATTCTCCTGCGTTGGGCCGGAGCCATAGCGTCCAAGAAAGACATCCCTTCGGTCACGTTTTTCACCTCCGGCGCTGCCATGTTCTCGTACTTCTGTCACTTGGGGCAGCGCCGGGGCGTGGAGTTCCCCTACCCCGCCATCCGTCTAACGGAGTTTGAGCTGTCTATGGCGATTGGGGCTCTGGAAAGTTCAAAGAACGAAGAGAAAGATCCAGACGAAGAGGCCGGATGGAACTCTGGCCGAACAATCATAGTGAATAGCTCAAGAGAGATCGACGGGAAGTACATGGACTACCTCTCCGAGATGTTGAACAGGGAGTTCGTCCCGGTTGGTTCCTTGGTTCGGGACTATGACGACGATGATGCTGATGAGGCAGTACTAATGGACTGGCTGAGCCAGAAAGACAAGTTTTCGTGCGTGTTCGTGTCATTCGGGACCGAGTATTTCTTGAAAAGGGAAGAGATTGAGGAGGTAGCTTATGGCTTGGAGCTTAGCAATGTGAACTTCATTTGGATACTGCGGTTCCCGAAAGGAGACGGGACGACGGTCGCGGAGACGCTCCCTGCAGGGTTTCTGGAACGAGTGGGAGGAAGAGGGAGGATCGTGGAGAAATGGGCATCACAAGCCAAGATCCTAAACCATTCCAGCGTGGGGGGATTCGTGAGTCATTGTGGTTGGAATTCGTTGACGGAGAGCATCGAGTTTGGGGTGCCGATCATAGCCATGCCGATGCATCTTGACCAGCCCATGAACGCTAAGTTGGTAGCGGAGCTTGGGGTTGGCGTGGAGGTCAAGAGAGACAACGAGGGAAGGCTGCAGAGGGAAGAGATAGCGAAGGTGATCAGAGATGTAGTGGTGGGGGAAAGTGGGGGGGAATTGAGAAGACAAGTTGTGGAACGAAGGGAGAGAATCAGGTCGAGGAGCAGAGAAGAGATGGACGAAACTGCTCACAAGTTAGCACAAATTCAAGAGAGACAACGAGGGAAGGCTGCAGAGGGAAGAGATAGCGAAGGTGATCAGAGATGTAGTGGTGGGGAAAAGTGGGGGGGAATTGAGAAGACAAGTTGTTGA
- the LOC105166540 gene encoding cytochrome b-c1 complex subunit 8-like, with protein sequence MGKQPVRMKAVVYALSPFQQKVMPGLWKDLPGKIAHKISDNWLNATLLLGPLVGTYSYVQWYQEAEKMNHRY encoded by the exons ATGGGGAAGCAGCCGGTGAGGATGAAGGCAGTGGTGTACGCTTTGTCGCCGTTCCAGCAGAAGGTGATGCCGGGCCTCTGGAAAGATTTACCCGGAAAGATCGCCCACAAGATCTCTGATAATTGGCTCAACGCCACTCTCTTGCTCGGCCCTCTTGTCGGCACCTACTC GTATGTGCAGTGGTACCAAGAAGCGGAGAAGATGAATCACAGATACTGA